A genomic window from Desulfonatronovibrio magnus includes:
- a CDS encoding single-stranded DNA-binding protein produces the protein MAGSMNKVILVGRLGQDPKLAYAASGVAVANFSLATDESFTDRDGNKVDKTEWHRIVTFGKQAEMCSNYLSKGRLVLVEGSLQTRKWQDQQGQDRYTTEIKALRVQFLDSKGQGQSDQSYVPAPEHNRQSDNRKSESRESKEQMGPAFPSEAGGMDDAPF, from the coding sequence ATGGCAGGATCCATGAACAAGGTCATCCTTGTCGGCAGGCTCGGTCAAGACCCCAAGCTGGCCTATGCAGCCAGTGGAGTAGCTGTGGCCAACTTCAGCCTGGCCACTGATGAGTCTTTTACAGACCGAGACGGCAACAAGGTTGATAAAACTGAGTGGCATAGAATAGTTACTTTTGGCAAACAGGCAGAAATGTGCTCTAATTACCTGTCCAAGGGACGACTGGTTCTGGTTGAAGGCAGTCTGCAGACAAGAAAATGGCAGGACCAGCAGGGCCAGGACCGCTACACTACAGAAATCAAGGCCTTAAGGGTACAATTCCTGGATTCCAAAGGCCAGGGACAAAGCGACCAGTCATATGTTCCTGCACCAGAGCATAACAGGCAGTCAGATAATCGAAAGAGTGAATCCAGAGAATCCAAGGAACAAATGGGGCCGGCCTTTCCTTCAGAAGCAGGCGGCATGGATGATGCGCCGTTTTAA
- a CDS encoding RtcB family protein, with translation MSETQLAQQSSTSYMLEPTGNMRVPAILYTDDVLLSRMEEDVLRQVANVASLPGIVKASMAMPDAHSGYGFPIGGVGAFDPEKGGVVSAGGVGFDISCGVRTILTGIHKDEVNAQRKLIADLLFQNIPAGLGVGGSIKLGKREIDRMLGKGAAWAVKNGYGCLQDLEMCEEGGTMQGAVPEYVSDKAKQRQAREMGTLGSGNHYLEVQSIDHIYDHEAAQAFGLIKDNVVVSIHCGSRGLGHQVATDYIRLMQAQASKHKLHLPDRDLACAPINSELGNRYLGAMRAAINCALANRQIITHLMREAFQTIFPEARMPLLYDVSHNTCREEMHMINNVRTRLFVHRKGATRALGPGAAELPQPYRQTGQPVLVGGSMGTASYVLTGTLESAQLSFSSACHGAGRTMSRKQAGKQFKTAGLISSLLEQGIEIRGHSLRGLAEEAPKAYKDVNRVIQVTHDAGLAKKVARLSPVISIKG, from the coding sequence ATGTCAGAGACTCAATTAGCACAACAATCTTCCACTTCGTACATGCTTGAGCCAACAGGCAATATGCGTGTACCGGCCATCTTATACACGGACGATGTGCTTCTGAGCCGAATGGAAGAAGATGTTTTGCGCCAGGTAGCCAATGTGGCTTCGCTCCCTGGCATTGTAAAAGCTTCCATGGCCATGCCGGACGCCCATAGCGGATATGGCTTTCCCATTGGCGGTGTTGGTGCTTTTGACCCTGAAAAGGGTGGTGTTGTTTCTGCAGGCGGAGTTGGTTTTGACATATCATGTGGTGTAAGGACCATACTCACTGGAATTCACAAGGATGAGGTTAATGCCCAACGTAAATTAATTGCTGACTTGCTCTTTCAAAATATTCCTGCAGGACTGGGTGTAGGAGGCTCTATCAAGCTGGGCAAGCGTGAAATTGACAGAATGCTCGGCAAAGGTGCTGCCTGGGCTGTCAAAAATGGATATGGCTGCCTGCAGGATCTTGAAATGTGCGAAGAAGGCGGCACCATGCAGGGAGCTGTTCCTGAATATGTTTCTGACAAGGCCAAACAGCGACAGGCCAGGGAAATGGGAACCCTTGGCTCAGGCAACCATTACTTGGAAGTTCAAAGCATTGATCATATTTATGATCATGAAGCAGCGCAGGCTTTTGGTCTAATCAAAGACAACGTAGTTGTAAGCATACATTGCGGTTCACGCGGCCTGGGACATCAGGTGGCTACAGACTATATTCGGCTTATGCAGGCTCAAGCTTCAAAACATAAGCTGCATCTTCCTGATCGTGATCTTGCCTGTGCCCCAATAAATTCTGAACTGGGAAACCGGTATCTCGGAGCCATGCGAGCAGCCATAAACTGTGCTCTGGCCAACCGTCAGATCATCACACATTTAATGCGCGAGGCCTTTCAGACTATTTTTCCAGAAGCGCGTATGCCACTTTTATATGATGTTTCTCACAACACCTGCCGTGAAGAGATGCACATGATAAATAATGTCAGGACCAGGCTTTTTGTTCACCGTAAAGGCGCTACAAGAGCCCTTGGCCCAGGCGCAGCTGAACTTCCACAACCTTACAGGCAGACAGGGCAGCCAGTACTTGTGGGAGGAAGCATGGGAACAGCATCCTATGTTCTAACTGGAACTTTGGAAAGCGCACAACTCAGCTTCAGCTCTGCCTGTCATGGTGCCGGCAGGACCATGAGCCGCAAGCAGGCAGGCAAGCAGTTCAAGACTGCAGGACTCATCAGTTCATTGCTCGAGCAAGGCATTGAAATCAGAGGGCATTCCCTGAGGGGACTGGCTGAAGAAGCACCCAAAGCATACAAAGATGTAAACAGAGTCATCCAGGTCACCCACGATGCCGGTCTGGCAAAAAAAGTTGCACGACTAAGCCCTGTAATCAGCATCAAGGGATGA
- a CDS encoding transporter substrate-binding domain-containing diguanylate cyclase, with amino-acid sequence MFKKIFLIFFWLLLFTFVFPFLQHWSVSSFQSAQASQSLSGVHADISLTQEEVDFLRQHPVIRVGNEDDWPPFDFSRHGEPHGYAIEHLELLGERLGISFEYINGYTWAELLQLFREDKIDLLPSLWYSDERAEYMLFTEPFLVLPYVIVTHRNDESINNFEDLKGKTVAVASGYVQESVLKQHFPEIHRYQVVNVLEGLRAVSYGHADAYIGYHGSVSYLMTTNFLYDLKVVGETRVPELGPQGLYISVRKDMAPLRDIMQKAMDSIPENEKIRLGEKWFSIEDQSRPQFSAQEIQFLLDNPVLTVSNLKHWAPFNFNENGQPRGFVIDYMDLLAQKMGIEFRYISGPTWNEFLSMLQTKEIDILGDVVRTDKREHFILFTEPYFNFLSGIVVRRGEEDDINELSDLKGKTVAVPKDFYYHEILEYYFPEINILALDNPLRCLDAVSSGRADAALSEKPVFDYLINRYLLMDLVNIPILETDVLGSTPVSVGVHHEQELLHSILHKTMNVITREEISSLRDQWFRTEQAKDKSSLNLSTAEMNYLDSKDSIRLCVNPSWQPFEEIRDNNHYDGMVAGIMQMMEERINVPFYVQAASTWEESITLYEQGECDILTIARDTGLDQGAMLLSKPYLESLTVLVSRDQHTYIPDLSSIVWDKLAVVQGDPIKNFILTNYPEIETVVFETLEQALRGVSKREADIAIGNMHLVSSKIHEMGLYDLKIAGQTPYKEFFRVGVSPEQPELLNIIDKAIDDLSSQEINSIVRQWISIRYEQGIDYALVWQIGVVASFLVAFFLYWNRKLFRLNREIADAHRDLAVKTRELEKLSITDSLTGVYNRMKIERILDNEILRVNRSREPLSIILLDIDNFKGVNDEYGHQAGDMVLQRMSALLQDNIRRTDSLGRWGGEEFMVVCPHTDYKGAWNVAEKLRLKIMCADFGEVGKITGSFGVSEFVPGEHEDALLRRADDALYKAKNGGRNRTEIILKDEQPKS; translated from the coding sequence ATGTTTAAAAAAATATTTTTGATTTTTTTCTGGCTATTACTTTTTACATTCGTTTTTCCATTTTTGCAGCACTGGTCAGTTTCTTCTTTTCAATCAGCCCAGGCATCACAATCACTTTCCGGTGTTCATGCCGATATCAGCCTGACACAGGAAGAGGTAGATTTTTTAAGGCAACATCCAGTTATCCGGGTAGGTAATGAAGATGACTGGCCTCCTTTTGATTTCAGCCGCCATGGAGAACCTCATGGGTATGCCATTGAGCATCTGGAGCTTCTTGGTGAAAGGCTGGGCATCTCGTTTGAATATATAAATGGTTATACCTGGGCTGAACTTCTGCAGCTTTTCCGTGAAGATAAAATCGACCTGCTTCCTTCCCTCTGGTACTCTGATGAAAGAGCCGAGTATATGCTTTTTACAGAGCCGTTTCTTGTTTTGCCCTATGTTATTGTAACTCATCGCAATGATGAGTCCATAAATAATTTTGAAGACCTCAAGGGCAAGACAGTGGCCGTAGCCAGTGGGTATGTTCAGGAAAGCGTACTAAAGCAGCATTTTCCAGAGATTCATCGTTACCAGGTTGTAAATGTTCTGGAAGGCCTCAGGGCTGTGAGTTACGGCCATGCTGATGCATATATTGGATACCATGGAAGTGTTTCCTATTTGATGACAACCAATTTTCTTTATGACCTCAAGGTTGTTGGAGAGACAAGGGTACCAGAGCTTGGCCCCCAGGGTCTTTATATTTCAGTTCGCAAAGACATGGCTCCATTGCGGGATATCATGCAAAAGGCCATGGATTCAATTCCAGAAAATGAAAAAATCAGGCTGGGTGAAAAGTGGTTTTCCATAGAGGATCAGAGCAGGCCACAATTTTCCGCACAGGAGATACAGTTTTTACTGGACAATCCCGTTCTTACCGTCAGCAATCTAAAGCATTGGGCACCTTTCAATTTTAATGAAAACGGTCAGCCGAGAGGTTTTGTCATAGATTATATGGATCTGCTTGCTCAAAAGATGGGAATTGAGTTCAGATATATTAGCGGACCAACCTGGAACGAATTCTTGAGTATGCTGCAGACTAAAGAGATAGATATCCTGGGAGATGTGGTCAGAACAGATAAAAGAGAACATTTTATCCTGTTTACAGAACCATACTTCAATTTTTTATCAGGTATTGTGGTCAGAAGGGGGGAGGAAGATGATATCAATGAATTGAGTGACTTGAAGGGTAAAACAGTGGCCGTACCAAAAGATTTTTACTATCATGAAATTCTGGAGTATTATTTCCCTGAAATTAACATTCTGGCTCTGGATAACCCTTTAAGGTGTCTTGATGCCGTTTCATCGGGCAGGGCAGACGCAGCCTTGTCTGAAAAACCTGTATTTGATTATCTGATCAACAGGTATCTGCTTATGGATCTGGTAAATATTCCCATTCTGGAGACGGATGTCTTAGGCTCAACACCGGTTTCCGTGGGAGTACATCATGAGCAGGAATTGTTGCACAGCATACTGCATAAAACCATGAATGTTATAACCAGGGAAGAGATATCCTCTCTGAGGGACCAATGGTTTAGAACAGAACAAGCTAAAGATAAGTCATCACTGAATCTGAGCACAGCTGAAATGAATTACCTTGATTCCAAAGACTCCATCAGGCTGTGTGTCAATCCATCCTGGCAACCCTTTGAAGAGATAAGGGATAACAATCATTACGATGGAATGGTAGCCGGCATTATGCAAATGATGGAAGAACGTATTAATGTCCCTTTTTATGTCCAGGCTGCCAGCACATGGGAAGAAAGTATAACTCTTTATGAACAGGGCGAGTGTGACATCCTGACAATTGCACGTGATACTGGTCTGGATCAGGGTGCCATGCTTCTCTCCAAGCCATACCTTGAGTCACTGACAGTTCTGGTTTCCAGGGATCAGCATACCTACATACCAGATTTGAGTTCCATTGTGTGGGACAAACTGGCAGTTGTGCAGGGCGATCCCATAAAAAATTTTATTCTGACCAATTATCCTGAAATCGAAACAGTGGTCTTTGAAACACTGGAGCAGGCTTTGAGAGGGGTTTCTAAGCGCGAAGCTGATATTGCCATTGGTAACATGCATCTGGTTAGTTCTAAAATTCATGAGATGGGTCTGTATGACCTTAAAATAGCAGGTCAGACTCCATATAAAGAATTTTTCAGAGTAGGGGTCAGTCCGGAACAACCGGAATTGTTAAATATTATTGACAAGGCCATAGATGATCTTTCTTCTCAGGAAATAAACAGTATCGTCCGGCAGTGGATATCCATCAGGTATGAGCAGGGCATTGATTATGCCCTGGTATGGCAGATTGGGGTGGTGGCATCTTTTCTTGTGGCTTTTTTTCTATACTGGAACCGCAAGCTTTTCAGATTGAATCGGGAGATTGCCGATGCCCACAGGGATCTGGCTGTAAAAACCAGAGAGCTTGAAAAACTGTCCATTACTGACAGCCTGACTGGTGTCTATAACCGGATGAAAATTGAACGGATTCTGGACAATGAGATCCTCAGGGTCAATCGCTCCCGCGAGCCTTTATCAATCATTCTTCTTGATATCGACAATTTCAAGGGGGTTAATGATGAGTACGGGCATCAGGCAGGAGACATGGTTTTACAGCGGATGTCAGCTCTTTTGCAGGATAATATTCGCAGGACAGACTCTCTTGGCAGATGGGGCGGTGAAGAGTTTATGGTTGTCTGTCCGCATACAGACTACAAGGGTGCCTGGAACGTGGCTGAAAAACTGCGCTTGAAAATTATGTGTGCTGACTTTGGAGAAGTTGGAAAAATTACAGGAAGTTTCGGGGTCAGCGAGTTTGTACCTGGAGAGCATGAGGATGCTTTGCTGCGCCGTGCTGATGATGCACTGTATAAGGCAAAGAATGGGGGCAGGAACCGAACGGAAATAATTTTAAAAGATGAGCAACCGAAAAGTTGA
- a CDS encoding RelA/SpoT family protein, giving the protein MIRINEILDKAGAYLSGPDQALIQKAYVFSAAAHAGQIRLSGEPYLSHPLEVSNILAEMRLDAPTIAAGLLHDTVEDTKATMEEIDDQFGRDVAKIVSGVTKIGKMSFESKEEAQAENIRKMILAMADDIRVIMVKLADRIHNMSTLEFQKPIKQKMVAQETMDIYAPLANRLGLYRIKIKLEDLSLRYLKPDVYFQVEEGLKKHEYVGDQYIQKVCTFIEDVLKKNQISGKISGRLKHVYSIYHKMMQQGLTLDQVYDVIAFRVIVDSIKDCYAVLGLVHSIWKPVPGRFKDYISMPKANMYQSLHTTVIGPDGERVEIQIRTDEMHKMAEFGVASHWKYKEDGKLNEKDAERFNWLRQILDWQEELKDPREFMASLRFDLFEDEVYVFTPRGQVKELPEGATPIDFAYLIHSEVGDRCSGARVNGKLVPLNSKLKNGDTVEIITDPHRHPSRDWLKLVKTAKARTRIKQWIRNEERQQSISLAREVLDKEGRKLGININQAFKKGRFKEIAADYSLNSEEDLLSAIGYARITPRQVLNKLLPREEEVKDESLIQEEQKFEEKAVHPGAKKEGIRIKGVGDVMVRFAQCCNPLPGDPIVGYISRGRGVAIHTTDCQNVQEMEPERQIEVFWESELHKSFPAKVKIICANQKGVLAKISTLLTKEDVNIDSGSFKSNVDGKSELLFTVMVHDSSHLYDSIGKLRKLKEVVEVTRLSE; this is encoded by the coding sequence ATGATCAGAATTAATGAAATACTGGATAAGGCTGGAGCTTATCTTTCCGGACCTGACCAGGCTCTTATACAGAAAGCCTATGTTTTTTCAGCAGCAGCCCACGCCGGACAGATTCGCCTGAGTGGTGAACCATACCTTTCCCACCCCTTAGAAGTATCCAATATTCTTGCTGAAATGCGCCTTGATGCTCCAACCATAGCTGCGGGGCTTCTGCATGATACTGTGGAAGACACCAAAGCCACTATGGAGGAGATTGATGATCAGTTTGGCCGCGATGTTGCCAAAATTGTCAGTGGTGTAACCAAAATCGGTAAAATGAGTTTTGAGTCCAAGGAAGAAGCCCAGGCTGAAAATATCAGGAAAATGATCCTGGCCATGGCCGACGATATCCGGGTGATCATGGTTAAACTGGCTGATCGAATTCATAACATGAGCACGCTGGAGTTCCAAAAGCCAATAAAACAGAAGATGGTGGCCCAGGAAACCATGGATATTTATGCTCCGCTGGCCAACCGTCTGGGGCTGTACCGCATAAAGATCAAACTGGAAGACTTGAGTCTCAGATATCTCAAACCTGACGTGTACTTTCAGGTGGAAGAGGGACTGAAAAAGCATGAGTACGTTGGAGATCAGTATATTCAGAAGGTTTGTACGTTTATTGAAGATGTGCTTAAGAAAAATCAGATTTCAGGAAAAATTTCCGGTCGCCTGAAGCATGTTTACAGTATTTACCATAAAATGATGCAGCAGGGTCTGACACTGGATCAGGTATACGACGTCATCGCCTTCAGGGTCATTGTGGACAGTATAAAAGATTGCTACGCAGTACTGGGGCTTGTCCATTCCATATGGAAGCCTGTGCCTGGCCGATTTAAAGACTATATATCCATGCCCAAGGCCAATATGTATCAGAGCCTGCATACCACAGTCATTGGACCTGATGGTGAGCGGGTAGAGATTCAGATCAGAACTGATGAGATGCACAAGATGGCTGAGTTTGGTGTTGCCTCTCACTGGAAATACAAAGAGGATGGCAAACTCAATGAAAAGGATGCCGAGAGATTCAACTGGCTGCGGCAGATTCTGGACTGGCAGGAAGAACTGAAAGATCCACGTGAGTTTATGGCCTCTTTGCGTTTTGATCTTTTTGAGGACGAGGTTTATGTTTTTACTCCGAGGGGACAGGTCAAGGAATTGCCCGAAGGGGCAACACCCATTGATTTTGCTTATCTGATCCATTCAGAAGTGGGCGACAGATGTTCCGGAGCAAGGGTTAACGGCAAGCTGGTACCTCTTAATTCCAAGCTAAAAAATGGCGATACAGTTGAGATTATAACAGATCCGCACCGGCATCCAAGCAGAGACTGGCTGAAACTGGTCAAGACCGCCAAGGCCAGAACCCGCATCAAACAATGGATTCGCAATGAAGAACGTCAACAGAGTATAAGTCTGGCCAGAGAGGTGCTGGATAAAGAAGGGCGAAAGCTTGGCATTAATATCAATCAGGCATTTAAGAAAGGTCGTTTTAAAGAAATTGCAGCAGACTATTCATTAAATTCAGAAGAGGATTTGCTGTCAGCCATTGGTTATGCCCGCATAACACCGCGACAGGTTCTTAACAAACTTTTGCCGAGAGAAGAAGAGGTAAAAGATGAATCCCTGATCCAGGAAGAGCAAAAATTCGAAGAAAAGGCTGTTCATCCCGGAGCGAAAAAGGAAGGTATCAGGATCAAGGGTGTTGGCGATGTAATGGTCAGGTTTGCCCAGTGCTGTAATCCTCTGCCTGGAGATCCAATTGTGGGTTATATCAGTCGGGGACGCGGCGTAGCCATCCATACTACTGATTGCCAGAATGTTCAGGAGATGGAGCCTGAAAGACAGATTGAGGTTTTCTGGGAAAGCGAGCTGCATAAATCTTTTCCGGCCAAGGTCAAGATAATCTGCGCCAATCAAAAGGGAGTTCTGGCCAAAATAAGCACACTTTTGACCAAGGAAGATGTTAACATTGACTCCGGATCATTCAAGTCAAATGTGGACGGCAAGAGTGAGTTGCTTTTTACAGTCATGGTGCATGATTCATCTCATCTTTATGACAGTATCGGCAAACTGCGCAAGCTGAAGGAAGTGGTGGAAGTTACAAGGCTGAGCGAATAG
- a CDS encoding FKBP-type peptidyl-prolyl cis-trans isomerase gives MSKVQDGTKVKVHYTGKLNDGTVFDTSKERDPLEFTVGQGQVIQGFEDAVRGMETGDSKEVTVACEQAYGQRREDMILEVPKDKFPSEIPMTVGQQLMLRHPEGQEFPAFIVEVKDEAVTLDANHPLAGEELNFEIELLQQ, from the coding sequence ATGTCGAAAGTACAGGATGGAACTAAAGTCAAGGTGCACTACACTGGCAAACTCAACGATGGAACAGTATTCGATACTTCCAAGGAAAGAGATCCTTTAGAATTTACAGTTGGACAGGGACAGGTAATTCAGGGATTTGAGGACGCTGTGCGGGGTATGGAAACCGGAGACAGCAAGGAAGTAACTGTAGCCTGCGAACAGGCTTATGGCCAGCGCCGTGAAGATATGATTCTGGAAGTTCCCAAGGATAAGTTTCCGTCTGAAATTCCCATGACTGTGGGTCAGCAGCTTATGCTCAGGCACCCTGAAGGTCAGGAATTTCCAGCGTTTATCGTGGAAGTTAAGGATGAGGCAGTAACTCTTGATGCAAATCATCCTCTTGCCGGTGAAGAACTTAACTTTGAAATTGAACTTCTTCAGCAATAA
- a CDS encoding pentapeptide repeat-containing protein, whose translation MKILLHTIVISILLVLFSSTALWSLNEADKEKFLETKSCPECNLKGLIMRQAELKDANLRGANLVESSFYGSDLQDAVLSSAILTGADFRGVNLRGANLSNAKLDGVNFYGANLRVANLYKADLRGANLSGADLSAANLSMINLSEANLSWTIWNDGTTCAQGSIGQCD comes from the coding sequence ATGAAAATATTACTCCACACAATAGTCATATCCATTTTGCTTGTCCTTTTCTCTTCAACTGCTTTGTGGAGCTTGAATGAGGCTGACAAGGAAAAGTTCCTGGAAACCAAAAGCTGCCCTGAATGCAATTTAAAAGGGCTTATCATGCGCCAGGCAGAGCTCAAAGATGCAAATCTGAGAGGAGCAAATCTTGTTGAATCCAGTTTTTACGGCTCTGATCTGCAGGATGCTGTACTGAGCAGCGCCATACTGACCGGTGCGGATTTCCGTGGAGTAAATCTCAGGGGCGCAAACCTGAGCAACGCTAAGCTGGACGGCGTTAATTTTTATGGGGCCAATCTGCGGGTTGCCAACCTGTACAAGGCTGATTTGAGAGGCGCTAACCTAAGTGGTGCAGATCTCAGTGCAGCCAATTTGAGCATGATTAACTTAAGCGAGGCCAACCTGAGCTGGACCATATGGAATGACGGAACAACCTGCGCTCAAGGATCCATTGGCCAGTGTGATTAA